The Erwinia sp. SLM-02 genome includes the window ATCTAAAATATGATCTTCGTCGCAAACTTCTTGTAAGTATCTTCACTTGCAATGCATTAATTGGTGATACCGCAGGGGGAAAGGTGGATTTTGACCAGTACCGCGATTACTCTTAGGGAAATTTTTTCCAGAGGTTACAAAGTGAGACTTCCTACGGGTGACGGTAAAGTGACAATCATGGATATTGCCCGTGCTGCTGGCGTGTCCAAATCTACTGTCTCACTTGTGCTTAACAACAGCGAACTGGTGAAGCCGGAGACAGCCGCAAAGGTGAAGCTGGCGGCGGAAAGCATCGGTTATGTCTATAACCGCAGTGCGGCCAGCCTGCGGCAGGGAACCAGCAACGTTGTGGCGATGGTGGTTAATGACCTCACCAACTCTTTCTTTGTTGAGCTGCTGATCGGTGCCGAGCGCCGCCTGCTGGAATCGGGCTTTATCACCCTGCTCTCCCATACCGGGGAAGATATTCCGCTTCAGGAACAGGTACTTAATTCGATGCGTGAGCAAAAAGCCGCCGGGCTGATACTGTGCCCTGCACTGAGCACGCCGCCCGGCCTGATCCGAACGCTGAAAAGCTGGAAGCTGCCCTTCGTCACCGTGATGCGCCCGTTAGAGGGTGAAGACTCTGATTTTATCGGCTGTGATAACTACGAAGGCATTAAGCTGGCCACCCAGCACCTGATCGATCTCGGCCATAAAAAAATTGCCTTCATTGGCCGTAACCGCACCAATTCCGTCAGCGTTGTCCGCCAGGACGGCTACGAGCACTGCCTGCTGAACAACGGATTTACTATTAATTCGTCGTGGATTGTAGAAAGTAGAATCAGCATGGCGGGTGGTAAAGAAGCGATGAAACAGCTGCTCCAGCTTAACGAACGCCCAACGGCA containing:
- a CDS encoding LacI family DNA-binding transcriptional regulator, whose product is MRLPTGDGKVTIMDIARAAGVSKSTVSLVLNNSELVKPETAAKVKLAAESIGYVYNRSAASLRQGTSNVVAMVVNDLTNSFFVELLIGAERRLLESGFITLLSHTGEDIPLQEQVLNSMREQKAAGLILCPALSTPPGLIRTLKSWKLPFVTVMRPLEGEDSDFIGCDNYEGIKLATQHLIDLGHKKIAFIGRNRTNSVSVVRQDGYEHCLLNNGFTINSSWIVESRISMAGGKEAMKQLLQLNERPTAVVCYNDLIATGVLSEIGEQGLTAGKDIAVVGSDGVANTAFTNPPLTTVALQSHKVGELASQILLNRLKDPTAPFTHTLLKPELIIRKSCGSKA